The genomic stretch GGGTCCAACGGCACAGTAACTATAGGTTAGTATGGCGGTCCCCCGAAACCAGCGGGACCGCCTGAAATAATGGCTGATGCCTCTTATTAGGCTGCCATTTGTTTTGTGCTTTCGATCTTCTGTACGATTTCTGGACAGCCGACAACGTCATGTGGATTCTGGTAGTTTTCTTTTGTGCAAACGTTTAAGAGTTCCCTCATCGAGAGCGTTTGTCCGGTGACAATTTCAACTTCGCGGTCGCCGATTTGCTCGATAAGGTCTTTCTTATTAATAGGAAATTCTACTCCCTCTAGGGCTGAGACAATTGATGGATAAGCCACTGTTTTAACCTCCTTCCGATTATGGGGGTTGCTACGTGTATTACAAGTTTTGTTCTACCCGCGGATGCCGTGATGAAACGTATATAAAACGTGATTGGAGTTAAAGAAGCAGTTTAGGGCGTCTTGGACGTGAAGATTTTTTATGATTTCGCCTTGCCTGTGTTATCCCTCTATACGCCCAGGTCGGGCAGAAAGCAAGCAGAGAGTTTATTGGTTTGCCGTATTATAAACAGACTTAGGGCCGGCAAGCCGCCGGCCCTTTTACGCTAATGATTTTCCAAGGAAACGTTATTTATACAATATTTCTACTCGATAGCCGCTGGCTAAAACCGGTGAAGTTGTTTTGTGATCCTCCCCGCCGTAGAACCAGATGATTGCCTTTTGGGCTTGCTTTGTAAAGGCTACAGAGTAGAAGTTAGATCCGGCAGCCGGTTCACTTGATGCCAACGTCCAGCCTCTGGCGGCCATCTCGTTCTTGTAGAAATTCCAGACCTGATCGCCCGTCACATCGATTCTGCGGCTTGAGATAAGTACTTTGCCTCCGGATGCGAAGTCGTCGGGCACCCACGATTCTCCTGCCCATAATAGAGCCTCAAGAGGCACCGTCCATCTGAATCCGCTATAAAGTGGGATGTCAGATGGCATAGCCGCCGACAAACTTATGTTGTGTGCCTGGCTATGACATGATACGCAGTGTTTATCGCCCGATGAAATGGCGCTTATAACTTCGGGCCTGGTACTGCTGTGACAACTATCGCAGGTCAATTTTTTCGTTTGCGTAGTCGGGTTATTTAAGTGCTCCTGGAATAAGTTGTTCTTATGGCAGGTAGTGCATTTGCTGTCAAGAGCGTTGGTGGCGTGCACAGTCTCGTGGCTGGACGAACTGGCATGGCAAGCACCACAATCTTTGTTTTTACTTTCTATAGCCAATCGCACTTCAGTTCTGGTGTTTGCATGACAGGTGTAGCAATCCAGATTTTTACCGGTTGATGGATCAATCCTTCTGCCATGCTCCTGAACTAAAGATGTCATATGGCACTCGCTGCAAAGCTCCATCGAAGAGGTTGTGTTATGATATGCCGCATTATCTGCAGGGTGAACCGGGATCTTGTAGCTGTAAGTTGAGTTGTGACAGTATTCGCAGGAGTACTTGGAGACGTTGTGATCCTCAGGGTACCACTGATACTCATGGCATTCCCGGCAGTCTTCGATTGGCTCACCGCCACCATGACAGGCGTTGCAGTTTGTCATTGGGTGGGTAGACGGAAAGTTTGTATGGCAGGCAGTACAGTTTCTCGTTCTGAAATGCCAGGTTGCAGTAGAAGATAAGCCGAAAGCGTCAGTAACTGTTAGGGTTACTGTTTGATCGAAGTCGGACGGGAGAGGCGACAAAGGAGTAAAGCTCACCACTTTAGTCACCTCGTTATATATAGGTACGACCTCGACTCCATTCAGATGCATTTTAACGCTGGAGACAAAGCTAAAGGTCTCAATTTTGGCAGAGACTGTCGGCATGTCACTGCTGGCGACTGACTCGGGAGCCGGGGTCAGCTCTGTGATTTGTGGGGGAGCCGCTACGTTAAAGGACCAGGCAAAAGAAGACGGCACACCGTTGGTATTACGGATAGAGGCAACGACAGTGTGAGTTCCGTTGCTGAGAGACAACGGCGTATAAGATATCGTGCCTTTGGTATAATCAGAAACCGTTTGCCCGTTGACCATCGCTGTCCCGCGTGTAAACGAGGCTTTCATGCTTATGCCGTCGATTACCATGGTAGCGGTACTTCCGTCAAGGGTTACTTCGTCATCTACCTGGATGCTTATGGTAGGACTGGACGAGTTTACCGTGGAGCCATCAGCGGGTATAGCCAAGGAGAATACGGCGTTGCTCTGCGGTATACTGAAGTGCCAGGATGCAGAGGCGGTGTTTTCCGCAGTATCTCTCGTATTTAAGCATATATCGTGTCTGCCAGCGCTTAACGGCAAAGATGGAGTATATGAGACGACTCCAGTACCTGCATCAAACGTGAAGTTGACCGCATTTCCATCGATGGCAAGAGTTGTAGCTGAGGTATCGATTGTGCCGTTATCCGATATTCTGGCTGACACATTGGGCATGGTAGTATTTACAGTTGAGCCATCCAATGGAGAGAGAATGTTTATTACTGGCTTCTTGTTGTAGTTAAAATTCCACTCGGCAGAGGATACGTTTCCGATCTGGTTGGCAGCCGATACCCAAACAGCGTTTCCTGTGTCGGTTAGGCTGTTATAAGTCACAGGATATCTTGCCTCTATTTTTGCTTTTGTGTAATCGTAGCCGGTAACTATCCATGTCTCATATCCGTCTTCATCTAATCCCCAGTAACCAATCTCCTGAAAGCTTACCGTGATGTCGCTGGATGGGATACTGTGTCCATTTATCTTTACCTGGATAGACGATTGGTCTATTTTCTCCGGATCAGATGCTTCTAGAGAAATTCTAAGCGTACCCATTGTTACGGTTGCTTCGGTGCCAGGTGCAGGCGTGAAGCTGCTAAACGTCGGGCCAGAGCTGCTGGCAAGTGCAACTATGATTGAAAATGCGGAAAAAGCGATCACCGCAGCAATGATGATTACCAGCCTGGTAGGAAATGGTAATAATTTGCGAGCTCTCATGCGTGTACACCTCCTTTCTGCTACAAACTAAAGTAAGTTCCAATAAGATATAAATCGAAAAGATGCATGGAAAACTTAATATTAATAATACATATGTCGGTTGATATATAAACGATTTTAAAGTAACTAGGAGTTACTTTATCTTGCGACATACCCTAGAATTTAAATTAATGGCTATAGGATGAGATTTTCAGTTGGGAAAATATAGAGCGTTTAGGTGAGGGATGTGTTCATATTCTCAGCATAATCTCAACGCTTATTAAGTTTATGTGTCATATGTAACAAGTATGCGACTAAAACCTTCTCAAGTTTGGGCAAAGCTGCAGCAACCGAGGGTGATAAATCCTCAACAAAGCCAAACGAATTGCCGCCTATGGTAATAATAATTACTGTATCAGGAAACACTCCGTAAAGCCCTTGGGTGAAGGTGAGTAAGCCGGATGGTTCGAGATGGTGGGTGGTAATTCCAGTGATGGATGGGCCTGGCATAACCATCTTACAAGAGAGATGCCCCGGCGGTTGATTCCAGCTCGCATCGATGAAGATAACAAGTTTGGCCTTGCTGATATCGTCGGCCAGTTCGGGTGTTAGCTGATGAAGTGACAGGATTTTTATGTTATCATGCGCACTAAGCTCGCTTAGCTTACTTAACTGCCGAGCTACAAATAGGCCTGCGCCGTCATCGCCACGCAGCGGGTTTCCGTATCCGATAACGAGTATGTGTGCTATCAGTCTCGCCTCACTTCGCTGAGGATAGACCCATCCGGCCCGACGAGTCGTACCTCCAACGGCATCTGTCCAATAGCATGACTTGCGCAGCTTAGACACGGGTCGAATGCACGCACCACTGCCTCCAGACGGTTTAAGGCTCCCTCGGGTATCTCGGGGCCTTTTATATAGTGCTTGGCTACTTGGAGAACGCCCTGGTTCATTGCATAGTTGTTAAAGCCCGTCGCAATAGTGAGGTTGGCCCAAGTAACAAGACCGTTATCGTCGATTTTGTAGTGATGGATGAGCGTGCCGCGCGGGGCTTCTGCCGCACCGATTCCTTCTGAGCAGTTGGGCTCGGCTTTTGCCCGTATGCGCGCACCAAGGATATGAGGGTCATTTAAGAGATCTTGTACCTTCTCAACGCAGAACAGGATTTCAATAAGTCTTGCATAGTGATAGTGAAACGAGCTGAAGATGACTCCTCGTTCAAGTTCTCGAAATTCTGCCCATTCCTGGGATGCAAGCGGCGCATTTACTTTATCGATAATGTTAAGACGCGCCAGCGGCCCGACCCGCAGGATGTTGTCCGGGTAATCTTTTTTCTTGTAGGCGGGAAACTTCATATAAGTCCAGGATTCTGCACTCTCATTGATATAGTCCATATAGCTAGAAGGGTCAATACCATCAGCTATGATCTTGCCAGAGGAGTCGATGATGCGCACGAGGCCGTCGGTGAACTCAAGCTCACCGTCCGGTCCCACGATGCCCATGAAGAGGGTGGGGAAGTTTGCGAACGTACGGATCTCATCGCGGTAGTCCTCCATTGATTGTTTATACCAGCTAAGTGAGCGCTGTATCGCCATAATTGCCTCAGGAATCATCGCCTTTATCTGTGCAAGAGCCTCACCCGTAAGCGGTGTGCTCACTCCTCCAGGAACCATCCAGCCAGGATGGACGCGCTTGCCCGTGCTTGATATGAGGGCGATGATCTGCTGGCCAAATTTACGGAGGTAGATACCGTCTCGGGCAAGTTGAGGGTTGGCTTCTGCAACCCCGTGTAGGTTGCGTTTTGACGGCTCCATATTCATCCCCAAGAGAAGGTCGGGGGAGGAGAGGTAGAATACGCTAAGCGCATGTGACTGGATGATTTGAGCAAGGTTAGCAAGCCTTCTAAGTTTAGCGCCCGTTTCAGGTACTTTTACGGATAAGATTTGATCGCATGCCTTTGACGAAGCAATTGCGTGGCTTATTGGACATATTCCGCAGATGCGCTGCATGATAAAGGGAAGCTCATAGAAGGGCCGCCCCTCGCAGAGCTTCTCAAAACCGCGAAGCTGGGTAACATGCAGGCGGGCATCTTTAACCTGTCCATCGATATCTAGATGTATGGTTATCTTGGCGTGTCCCTCAATGCGGGTCACCGGAGATACTTCGATATTATGTTGCGCCATGTCTCCTCCTACTCAAGCTCCTCCTATCCAAAGCGATTCTTGAATTCGGGCTGACGTTCCTCCAGGAGTTCGGCCAGAACGTAGTAGATCAAATCTGCCGGGGGCGGGCATCCTGGAATATAGATATCCACGCCGACGATTTCGTGGACAGGTACAGCATAAGGTAGAAGCGTTGGGATATCCTTGCTAGGTTGCGATGTGCCACCCTCCGCCGTTTCGACAAACACGCGGTTTATGACATCGGCAACCCTAAATGTGTTGCGGTATGCCAGGATATTGCTGGTTACCGCACAGTCGCCGAGCGATATAAAAGTTTTTGTGCGCTTGCGTATTTTGTGGGCAAGCTCGCGCTGTTCTTCGTCGCCAACCGCACCCTCGACCAGTACTATATCGACGTTTTCAGGATACTCCTTGGCGTCGACAAGGGGACTGTAAACAAGCTCTATCTTATCAGCCAGATCAAGAAGGCGCTCATCCATGTCGAATATAGACATGTGACAACCCGAACATCCATCGAGCCACACAGTTGCTACACGCGATTTTGCCATAAACCTTCACTCCTCATGATCCGTAGGTAAGGCAAGAACTTATGCTCTTTGCGTGCTTCGCCGATGGACATACCCCTCTCATAGATGGCTCCAACAGGGCAGACGTTTACGCACTTGCCGCAGCTCGTGCAGGTCGGAGATTCGCCCCAGGGTTGGTTAAGGTCGGTGATTATCTTATCGCCAATGCCGCGTCCCATCAGGCCTAAGGTGTTAGCCCCTTCGACTTCTGCGCATGCGCGTATGCAGCGGGTACACAGGATACAGCGGTTATGGTCAATGATAAATTTATCGTGTGACGAGTCGATCTCTAAACCCTGGTATAGGTAAGGATAGCGGATATGGTCGACTCCAAGTTCAAGCGCTAGGCTTTGCAACTCACAGTTGCGGTTTGCCACACAAATCGCACATATATGGTTGCGCTCGGCGAAGAAAAGCTCAAGCGTCATCTTGCGGTAGTTAAGCAGCCTCTCAGAATTGGTTGTGACCTCCATACCCTCCCAGATATAGGTGGTGCACGATGTGAGAAGTTTAGGCACGCCTTTTATCTCAACAAGGCACATGCGGCACCCCCCATAGTTGGTCAGCCCATCAAGCTGGCATAAGGTTGGTATGCGGATGTTATTCTCACGGGCCACATCGAGTAATGTTTGGTCTTCACGACCAGCTACATCAAGGCCATCTATCTTAAGGGTTTTGACACGGACTTCTGGCCTCATTCTCGCACCTCCAGGATTTCCTCATGCTCGCCGCCCCCTTTGGCATATTGTAACTGGCATACGCCGGCAGGACATTTCTTTTCCTTAATATGCGCTATGTATTCGTCTTTGAAGTAGCGGAGTGTGCTTAAGACTGGGTTTGGAGCTGATTGGCCGAGACCGCACAGGCTTGTACTGCGCACCATGTCGGAGAGGTTTTCCAGCAATATGAGGTCATTCATTGTCGCCGCGCCATTGGTTATTCTCTCTAAGATGCCGTGCATCTGGACGGTGCCAACGCGGCAGGGAATGCACTTGCCGCACGACTCGGATTTGCTAAAACTCATGAAGTACTTGGCTACATCGACCATGCAGGAGGTCTCATCCATGACGATCATGCCGCCGGAGCCCATGATAGAGCCGACTTTCACCAGCGATTCGTAGTCGACCGGCAGGTCGATATACTCTTCCGGAATAGTGCCGCCGGATGGGCCACCGGTCTGCACCGCTTTTAGATTACGCCCTTCAGGGATGCCGCCTCCAAGATCATAGATGATCTCGCGAAGCGTCATACCGAGCGGCACCTCGATAAGACCCACATTATTAACCTTACCAACTAGGGCAAATACCTTGGTGCCTTTGCTCTTTTCAGTGCCGATGCTCGCGAACCAGTCACCGCCGTTTCGTATGATAGGGGCTATGTTAGCAAAAGTCTCGACGTTATTTATAAGAGTGGGTTTTCCCCAAAGTCCACGCTCAGAGGGGTAGGGAGGTCGTGGATGGGGTACGCCCCGGTGACCCTCGATTGAGGATATAAGCGCCGTCTCCTCACCAGTCACATAAGCGCCTGCACCGTAGCGCAGCTGGATGTCAAAGCTGAATCGTGTGCCGCCGATGTTTTGTCCAAGAAGCCCTTTCTTCTCCGCCTGTTTTATCGCAGTTCTGAGTCGCTCTATGGCCAGTGGGTACTCGGCTCTCACATAGATGAAACCATGGTTGGCGCCAATTGCATAAGCGCCGATAACCATCCCCTCGATTATCTGATGCGGATTACTCTCCATGATACTTCGGTCCATATATGCTCCAGGGTCTCCTTCATCGGCGTTGCAGATAACGTATTTATCTCCGTTGCTTTGCGCTTTGGCAACAGTGCTCCATTTTAAGCCAGTCGGGTAGCCGGCACCGCCACGTCCGCGCAGGCCGCTCCGCGCTACCTGGTCTATAATCTCAGCAGGGGTCATCTCGATTAATGCGTTGAGCATTGGCTCGTAGCCGCCGACGGCGATATAGTCTTCTATGCGCTCTGGGTCTATGTTGCCGGAATGTTCGAGAACGATTTTATGCTGCCGTTTGAAAAACGGCGTTTCCATCGAGCGCTTCAGTTCCTTAGTCGGTGCTTTGTCCAGGTTTTTGATAATAGTTTTAGCCTTATCCGGACTGACGCCCTGGTATAGCACCCGTGTTGTCTCTGCAATAACGATTGGCCCTTTCGAACAAAGGCCGACACAGCCGACTCTTTTGATGAGCACTTCATCTTCAATTCCACGCTCAGAGACCTCTTTTTCCAGCGCCTCTTTAACCTTGTCACTGCGAAGCGACACGCAACCGGAGGCCATGCAGACATTTACCGTGTGCCTGTACTTTTGTTTGCGCTCTTGTTCGGTCTTTCTTATCTTACGAAGCTCTTCGCGTGTCACCGATGGTCACCCCCTCTATGATAGGATTTTGGGCTGCGGGACCTTCCTCTGGCATAGTTGGAGTACCCCTTGGTGGCTTACCGCCGGTATCTTCTGCTATAGAAGTCCACTCTTTCACGCGTCTTTTTAGCTCATCAGTGCTTATTTTGCCGACCACTTCGCCATCAAAAATGGCGATTGGGGCAAGGCCACAAGAGCCGATACACCTGGCGGTAACAACGGACACTTTGTTGTCTGCGCTTGTCTCGCCCGGCTTTGCTCCGGTGATATCCTCAACAGCTCTCAGAAGGTCATCAGCACCTTTGATATAGCACGCGGTTCCGGTGCACACGATGCAGGTATGCTCGCCCTGGGGTTTTAGCGTGAAGAAGTGGTAAAAAGTTGCGACACCATAAACCTCACTTAATGGTACACGCAGCGACGTGGCCACGTACTTCATGATATCCTCGTCAAGATATCCAAACGTCTCTTGAGCAGTATGGAGTGTCTGTATGAGGGCATAGGGTTCGTATCCATAGCTTCGCATTGTTCTCTCGACCATCTTCCACCTCCGGTCACCTGGAGGTGGGGATGGCTTCTCCAGAGCCATCAAGGGCACCGTCCTTTCAACTATCTTGTATATGATAGATATGGCTTTCATTACCCGAACGGGACATGAATTATTACCGGAATGCGCAGATGAAAAACTTTTCGCACTCTGTTAATGCAGGGTAATATTTACCCTTTTTAAATTTCTCAAGGTGGGAAATGAATTTCTTATGAAATTCGAGTTTTTAGAACATCCGTCTGACCTATTAATCAAGGCGGTCGGTAAGACCGAGAAAGAGGTATTTGAAGCAATGATGCAGGGTGTCGCTGCTTACTTAAGTGGCGAAACTAAAATTGAAGCTGAGCCTTTAGCAAAGGAACAGGCTTATAGTGTAGAGATAAAAGGCGATGGATATTTAAACCTGCTAATCAAATTCTTGAACGAGATACTGTACCTGACTGAGACAGAGAGAAAGATATTTACAAAAGCAGAGTTCGAGGAGCTGACAGAGACATCCCTGAAAGCGAAAGTTTACGGATTCGAAGGCGAATTTGTGGAGCAGATAAAAGGTGCGACATACAGGTCTTCTTTTGAGAAAACTCCGGAAGGATATGAGGCAAGGGTAGTATTCGATGTCTAATACAGTCCAAAAACAGGATTTAAAGCAAATAGGAAATTATCTGTATGAGATTCCTAAAACGTTTAGACCCGACATGAAAGTTCCTGCTAGGTTTTATTCGACTCCTGGTTTTATAGAAAAGTTGCTTGAGGAAAGAGCAATAGAGCAGCTAATCAACACAGCGACTCTTGATGGCGTTTATAAATACGTTGTGGCAATGGCGGATATCCATGAGGGCTATGGATTTCCTATAGGCGGGGTGGTGGCGGTTGATAAGACAAGGGGAGTAATTTCACCGGGAGGTGTTGGCTATGATATCAACTGCGGGGTAAGGCTGCTTAAAACGGGCTTAACGGTGGAAGAATTAAACGCCAGAAAAATAGACCTGATGGAAGAGATTTTTAAGACTGTACCAGCAGGGCTTGCAAGCAAAAGCGCCGTAAAAATATCATTTGAGGAGCTTGATAAATTCTTGGAAGGGGGTGCCGAATACGCAGCACAGAAAGGTTTTGGGACTGTAAAAGATCTAGAAAATATAGAAGAAAACGGCAGGCTGAGGATCGCCGATTCTGGCAAAGTAAGCGATAGGGCAAAGAAGAGGGGCAGGGACCAGCTTGGAACCCTGGGTTCAGGAAACCACTTTTTAGAGATTCAGCGTGTAACAGACATTTTTGATAAAGAGGTGGCGGATAAGCTGAACATCCAACAAGATGAAGTTTTTGTGATGATTCACACCGGTTCTCGGGGTCTGGGCCATCAGGTAGCATCCGATTATATCGAGATAATGCGCGCGGCAATGAAGAAATATAATATAAAAGTTCCCGACCCTGAGCTGGTTTCGGCACCTTTTAACTCGGAAGAAGGACAGGATTACTTTAAGGCAATGGCCGCAGCTGCAAATTTTGCCTGGGCAAATAGGCAGATAATTATGGAGAAGACAAGGCGGGCTTTCAATAGAACCTTAAGGATTCCCAAGGAGCAGATATACTTGATTTACGATGTAGCCCATAACATTGCAAAAGTAGAGGGTAATTTAATTGTCCATAGGAAGGGAGCTACAAGGGCTTTTGGCCCCGGTAACTCAAATATACCGCCGGTTTATAGAGATATCGGTCAGCCCGTTATTATCCCGGGAAGCATGGGAACTGCTTCATACCTGATGCTGGGAACAAAGAAGGCCGAAGAAGAGACGTTTGGCTCTGCGGCACATGGCGCCGGTAGGGCATTGAGTAGGCACAAAGCCAAACGTATAGTTAGGGGAGAAGAGTTAAGAACGGAGCTAGAAAAAGAAGGAATCGCCGTATTCTCTACAAGCAATGTAGGTTTAGCCGAAGAGGCTCCGGTTGCCTATAAAAACATAGATGAGGTGGCAAATATTACCGCTGAGACAGGTATAGCCAAAAAGGTTGTGCGACTTAAACCCATAGGCGTCGTTAAGGGATAAACTTCATCGGCCTATATTATAATGCATATCGAATACATATATTGCTGCGCATTTAAGTCCTTATTTAAGATTAACTTCAAAACAATCTACCACAACAATGTTGCCTGTTGAACTGGCGTTCTTCTTTGATGTTACCTCAACCTTTACAGTGTGAGTCCCATATGGGAGGTTTTCTTTTACGTAAACAGGACTCTGGAACTTAATGGTTGGTGAGTAAAGATCAACCTCACGGTCAAAGACGCCATCAAGGTATACCTTTGCGATGCCGCAGTTTGGTGCAACAGCCGAATACCAGGTAACCGAATTGCCGGTAAAGGTAAACGTTGCGGTGGCTGGTTTGGTATAGTCAGTTGAATATTTATAGGCACTGCCGGAGGCGTTCTGGCTGCTTGCCAACGACCAAGTCCCCGTATAAACGATTGATGTGCTTGGTTCTTCAAATCTTGTCCCGCTTGGAGTTGCAACAGATATGGCGTTTGAGTAACCCGACATATTGCCGGCTGCATCATATGCACGCACGCGGTAGTAGTAAGCATGGCCAGGCAGGACTGTTAAATCCTTATATGAAGGTGTTACAGAGGATCCTATCTCAACGAAATCTGCTTCATCTGTGCTCCTTTCGATCTTATATCCAATAACACCAACGTTATCTGTTGAGATTGCCCATGATAGATTGATTTCATTAGCGGAATTAACGGTAGCGGACAACCCTGTGGGCACTGTAGGTGCCTGCTCATCGGGTGTGGTAACGTTCGCAATATTTGAATAGCCAGATAAATTTTCAAAGGCATCGTAAGCGCGCACCCTATAATAGTAGGTTATAGCCGAGGTGGTTGAGTTATCCTGATATGAGTTAGTCGTAGATGTGCCAATCTCTGTAAAGTTTGCTCCATCGGTTGAACGCTCTATCCTATATCCCGCAACAGACACATTATCTACAGAAGCATCCCAGGTCAAGCTTACCTGTGTAGAGGAGATTGCTGTGGCCGTAAGGTTGGCAGGTGCTGTTGGCGGCTGGTTATCATGTATAACAACGCCTGAAACTACCCTTGTTCGAGCAGTCGGCATAGGTGTTTTAGTCTCCCATACAAGAGGAGTGGATTCCAGGTTTGCAGCTTCATTTATATTGTAGTACGTCAGTGGGGGGATGTTTTCGTCTCCTCCAACAACATATAGATAACCGTTGACTGCTTCAACGGCTGGTCCGGACCTCGTTGTTGGCAGAAAACCAAGCGATTTCCAGGTATCGGTTGCAGGATCGTATTCCTGAATTTGCGATATTGCAGTTACGACATATATCTTTCCGTTTAATACGGTTGCTTTACCTGCCGCGGCCGTCTGCATAGGGCTTTTTGAGACGAAAGTGTTTGAGGCAGGGTCATATTCCCAGCAGTCATTAGTTGCCTTACCGCTGCTGTCATAACCGCCCATTATATATATTTTACCTCCAACCTGGGCAACGGCCGGCAAATCTCGTGATGCCGGGAGGTCTGCTTTATTGATACTTACATTGGTATCTAAGTCGTATTCTTCAATCGAATAAAGCGCATTTGATCCGGGTTTTCCGCTTGTTGTTGTACCCCCGATAACATATATTTTATTGTTGAGAAGCGCAGAACCTGCCCTGTAGCGGGCGGTGTTTATTCTACCAATGATCGTGCTTGACCCATCATCTGTATTGTAGGCAAGGATGGTGCTAGTGACATCGGTTGTTGCAGTACCGCCTGTTTTGTTTTTACCGCTAATAACGTAAATAATGTTGTTTAGCGTAACACTACTGGCTGAGCCTCTCGGTTCGCTCAGAGGAGGCATTGTCGTCCAGCTATTGGTTTCAGGGTTATACATTTCTACTGTGCTTAGAAGGTTAGAGGCGTCGTTGCCCCCTAAGACATAAATCCTGGCGCCAGTGGTTGCTGCATATGCCGGGGTGGGTATATTCGGTGAAAAAGGAAAGCTCGGTATGGAGCTAAATACCATTGCTGCTATAAGTAAAAGAGTTACAAATTTACGCCGTTTTAACATTATGACCACTCCCTAAGCAGCTGGCGTCATTTGCGGATATTACCCTTTTCCTCTATGGATTAGCTATTCGTAAGTTACAAATAGCTTAACTTACGCATTTTCCATTATGTGAGGATTGCCTTGCAATCATAGTACTTCAAG from Bacillota bacterium encodes the following:
- a CDS encoding hydrogenase maturation protease; translated protein: MSKLRKSCYWTDAVGGTTRRAGWVYPQRSEARLIAHILVIGYGNPLRGDDGAGLFVARQLSKLSELSAHDNIKILSLHQLTPELADDISKAKLVIFIDASWNQPPGHLSCKMVMPGPSITGITTHHLEPSGLLTFTQGLYGVFPDTVIIITIGGNSFGFVEDLSPSVAAALPKLEKVLVAYLLHMTHKLNKR
- a CDS encoding Ni/Fe hydrogenase subunit alpha; the protein is MAQHNIEVSPVTRIEGHAKITIHLDIDGQVKDARLHVTQLRGFEKLCEGRPFYELPFIMQRICGICPISHAIASSKACDQILSVKVPETGAKLRRLANLAQIIQSHALSVFYLSSPDLLLGMNMEPSKRNLHGVAEANPQLARDGIYLRKFGQQIIALISSTGKRVHPGWMVPGGVSTPLTGEALAQIKAMIPEAIMAIQRSLSWYKQSMEDYRDEIRTFANFPTLFMGIVGPDGELEFTDGLVRIIDSSGKIIADGIDPSSYMDYINESAESWTYMKFPAYKKKDYPDNILRVGPLARLNIIDKVNAPLASQEWAEFRELERGVIFSSFHYHYARLIEILFCVEKVQDLLNDPHILGARIRAKAEPNCSEGIGAAEAPRGTLIHHYKIDDNGLVTWANLTIATGFNNYAMNQGVLQVAKHYIKGPEIPEGALNRLEAVVRAFDPCLSCASHAIGQMPLEVRLVGPDGSILSEVRRD
- a CDS encoding NADP oxidoreductase; translated protein: MAKSRVATVWLDGCSGCHMSIFDMDERLLDLADKIELVYSPLVDAKEYPENVDIVLVEGAVGDEEQRELAHKIRKRTKTFISLGDCAVTSNILAYRNTFRVADVINRVFVETAEGGTSQPSKDIPTLLPYAVPVHEIVGVDIYIPGCPPPADLIYYVLAELLEERQPEFKNRFG
- the hoxU gene encoding bidirectional hydrogenase complex protein HoxU yields the protein MRPEVRVKTLKIDGLDVAGREDQTLLDVARENNIRIPTLCQLDGLTNYGGCRMCLVEIKGVPKLLTSCTTYIWEGMEVTTNSERLLNYRKMTLELFFAERNHICAICVANRNCELQSLALELGVDHIRYPYLYQGLEIDSSHDKFIIDHNRCILCTRCIRACAEVEGANTLGLMGRGIGDKIITDLNQPWGESPTCTSCGKCVNVCPVGAIYERGMSIGEARKEHKFLPYLRIMRSEGLWQNRV
- the nuoF gene encoding NADH-quinone oxidoreductase subunit NuoF; the protein is MTREELRKIRKTEQERKQKYRHTVNVCMASGCVSLRSDKVKEALEKEVSERGIEDEVLIKRVGCVGLCSKGPIVIAETTRVLYQGVSPDKAKTIIKNLDKAPTKELKRSMETPFFKRQHKIVLEHSGNIDPERIEDYIAVGGYEPMLNALIEMTPAEIIDQVARSGLRGRGGAGYPTGLKWSTVAKAQSNGDKYVICNADEGDPGAYMDRSIMESNPHQIIEGMVIGAYAIGANHGFIYVRAEYPLAIERLRTAIKQAEKKGLLGQNIGGTRFSFDIQLRYGAGAYVTGEETALISSIEGHRGVPHPRPPYPSERGLWGKPTLINNVETFANIAPIIRNGGDWFASIGTEKSKGTKVFALVGKVNNVGLIEVPLGMTLREIIYDLGGGIPEGRNLKAVQTGGPSGGTIPEEYIDLPVDYESLVKVGSIMGSGGMIVMDETSCMVDVAKYFMSFSKSESCGKCIPCRVGTVQMHGILERITNGAATMNDLILLENLSDMVRSTSLCGLGQSAPNPVLSTLRYFKDEYIAHIKEKKCPAGVCQLQYAKGGGEHEEILEVRE
- the hoxE gene encoding bidirectional hydrogenase complex protein HoxE, which translates into the protein MALEKPSPPPGDRRWKMVERTMRSYGYEPYALIQTLHTAQETFGYLDEDIMKYVATSLRVPLSEVYGVATFYHFFTLKPQGEHTCIVCTGTACYIKGADDLLRAVEDITGAKPGETSADNKVSVVTARCIGSCGLAPIAIFDGEVVGKISTDELKRRVKEWTSIAEDTGGKPPRGTPTMPEEGPAAQNPIIEGVTIGDTRRAS
- a CDS encoding archease; the protein is MKFEFLEHPSDLLIKAVGKTEKEVFEAMMQGVAAYLSGETKIEAEPLAKEQAYSVEIKGDGYLNLLIKFLNEILYLTETERKIFTKAEFEELTETSLKAKVYGFEGEFVEQIKGATYRSSFEKTPEGYEARVVFDV
- a CDS encoding RtcB family protein, which produces MSNTVQKQDLKQIGNYLYEIPKTFRPDMKVPARFYSTPGFIEKLLEERAIEQLINTATLDGVYKYVVAMADIHEGYGFPIGGVVAVDKTRGVISPGGVGYDINCGVRLLKTGLTVEELNARKIDLMEEIFKTVPAGLASKSAVKISFEELDKFLEGGAEYAAQKGFGTVKDLENIEENGRLRIADSGKVSDRAKKRGRDQLGTLGSGNHFLEIQRVTDIFDKEVADKLNIQQDEVFVMIHTGSRGLGHQVASDYIEIMRAAMKKYNIKVPDPELVSAPFNSEEGQDYFKAMAAAANFAWANRQIIMEKTRRAFNRTLRIPKEQIYLIYDVAHNIAKVEGNLIVHRKGATRAFGPGNSNIPPVYRDIGQPVIIPGSMGTASYLMLGTKKAEEETFGSAAHGAGRALSRHKAKRIVRGEELRTELEKEGIAVFSTSNVGLAEEAPVAYKNIDEVANITAETGIAKKVVRLKPIGVVKG